From the genome of Negativicutes bacterium:
TTGCGGCTAATTTTTCTGCTAGAGCTCCACCCTTGCCTGTCAGATAAATAATGGCTGTACTCATTTTGAAGCATCGCGATACATATGAGCAAACTCCGGGGCATATAATCTAGACAAAGAGTAGCTTGTATCTAAACATTGACCTACAACTATCATTGCTGTACGCATAATATCATTTTCTTTAATTTTTTGTGCAATATCACCTAAAGTTCCTCTAACTATTTTTTCCTCCGGCCAAGAAGCTTTTTGAACAATAGC
Proteins encoded in this window:
- the cbiF gene encoding cobalt-precorrin-4 C(11)-methyltransferase (catalyzes the formation of cobalt-precorrin-5 from cobalt-precorrin-4), with the translated sequence AIVQKASWPEEKIVRGTLGDIAQKIKENDIMRTAMIVVGQCLDTSYSLSRLYAPEFAHMYRDASK